GAAGTAAATTACCATTTCCGCAAATACCACAGTGAAAGAAATGAAAACCAGTTTGCAATCAATGCTGAAAGCCACGAAGTTCCCTTAGAAAAATTCAGATTCGAGAAATAGCAATATCATTAGCAACGTAGTCTAAAAGATCTTTCAAAACCCCTGGTGTGGCGTCCAGATTATTTGCAGTAATCGTGGACGCTATTTCTTTACACACAGAATGAAATTTGCTGTCTCCCATAAACGCACTTAGGGTTTTACCTGATTCCATATGTTGTTCAATATTCATAAAATCTTCTCCCTCCTTTTTCAGGTTAATTAGGGCTTGTCCACGTTTGAAAATTTAAACGTCCTGGTTCTTTAATTACTTTTCCTTTTTCTTAGCTTCTTCTTCCATCTTTTCTATACACGCTTGGGCGATGAGATGATAGGCGGGAAGCGTTGTCTCATTAACAGGTACTACATATCCGTCCATCGATTCTCTGATGGTTCCGTCTTTCATGCGATTAGTAATATGTACGGTTTTTCCCCCGAGTTGCATATACATAAAATCACCTCCCAAAATGTATATGATTGCTGGATTGTCCGACTTTACGCCGATTTTTCGGTTAAGCCACTTCTTGCTTTACCCGATCACGTACGTTTGCCATGCCTTCGGCAAATGTAGTTAATCGGTCTTTATCATCATCAGAGAGCTTATTATAAATAGCAGCTAAGTTCTTAAGAGCTTTTCTTTCCAAATCGGTCATTGCATTTTCACCTCACTTTTATCTCTTTTGCAATATTATATTATCACTATAGTAATTAAATTGCAATACTTTATTGAAAAAGTTTAATAAAAATATTGCTTTTGTAATATTTTAAGATATAATAATATCTGAAGGACGTGATATAATGACTATTGGAAGTCGAATTAAAGAAATAAGAGTATCTCTTGCAATGAGTCAAAAAGAATTCGGATCAAGAATTGCGGTTGCTCAAACATACTTGTCTCAAATTGAAAATGGAGAGAGAGAGGCAACTGACAAAATCATCATATTAATTGCTCAAGTGTTTGGTGCAAATGAAAATTGGATCAGGACTGGAAAAGGAAAAGCCTTTCCAGACCCTGATCCAGCTGAGGAAGTAGCTGATTTTTTAGGTAAAGCATTAAAGGATGAAAATAGTTTTAAAGCACGATTTATTTCAGCTTTATCCCGTCTCAATGAGTCAGACTGGGAAGTTATAAAAAAATTTGCAGAAGACTTACAAAAAAAAGACGATGCATAAGCATCGTCCTTTTTCATATCCAACTCTCTAAAAATTGTATTAATAATTTCAATTGTCTGTTAGTTGCCCCTTTTAACTCCTTTTTAATTTCATCCATTAACAATTGTCTTAATTCCATTTATCCCCATCTCCAAAAATCCGCACATTTGTTCCGGTAGCGTGCTTTTATTATAGAACGTCTATTCGACCAAATCAACTAAAAAATCGACTAAATTTAGAATAACATTTTTGTATGGGACAAATTTGGGACATGAGATTTTAAATTGATGGTAAATTGGAAATAAAGTATTGCATGCTGTCATATATTGGGATATATTGTAAATATCTATAGTTAAAGGAGAGATATTTATGAAATGCCCAAAATGTAATGCTGACTTAGGAGATCAAGATTTTGCTTTTTGTCCTAAGTGTGGGGAGAAGCTCCCCGGCAAAAGTGAGCAAGAGAATCAATCCGAGCAAGGGTCTGACACTACTAGCCAGACAGATTCTAAAACTTTTGAAAAGTACCAAGATCCATCAGATAAAGTTGCTAAGCCTAAAAAGAAATACGTATGGATAGTTGTATTGGTTCTTGTTATTCTCCTTTTATTTATTTTAATTAGAGCTTGTTCGGGTGGTGGAAAGTCAAATAATAACTCTGGGGCTTCATCTGCATATTCCAAAGACATTAGTACGTCTTCTGCGGAAAAAGTGGATTTGCAGAGCCTTTCAACTTCACAACAATGCTTTTATTTTGCCCCTAAAAATGCCTATTCAAAGGAAGATAAAATCTACGGAAGTTATGCTTTTGAAGTGACAAACACTTTTGATGTTCCAATTATGGTTTCTAGTTATACAGTGGATTTTGTTGATGCTTCTGGAACAATTTTAGGTCACGATGACAACGCTAATTTAATTCCGCATATTTTACAACCGGGAGAAAAGGGGTATTGTGGGAGTTTTGCTAGAGCAATTACTTCTGATCCTGCAAATGTTTCTCAGATGAAAGTGACACTAAATGTTGAAAGAACTAATAAAAAGGTCGAGATGTTTGACTTTGAAAACGTTAATATGCTATATTCACAAAATGATGTCAAAGCAACAGGGACTGTGATAAATAATACTTCTTCGGATTCAAATAATATGACATCAATCGTAGTTGTATGTTTTGATAAGGACGATCATTTAATTGGGGCACAATTTGCTGCAGTTAACAGCAAAATTGAAAAAGGAAAAAGCGCAACATTTGAAGCGAATTTTTCTAATACTAATTTGACAAAAGATAAAGTAGCAAAGGTTATGGCTTTCGGATATGCTAGTCAGTTGATAAGATAAATTAAATAAAAAACCGCCCTCCGGCGTTACCAGCACCAGAGAGCGGGATCAGAGGTGATACTTTGCAGCAATCGTCGTTTTCCCATGTTGGGTGTTATGTCCGTGTGTCAACGGAAAACCAATTAGAGAATTATTCCATACCTGAGCAAAAAGAGCGGTTAGAAGCCTATTGCAAAGCGAAAGGATGGAGAATATATAAGATCTATCCGGATGCCGGATTTTCAGGTGGAAATACTGACCGTCCGGCGCTACAACAGATGCTAAAAGATATACGCTTACGCCGGCTTGATATGGTAGCAGTCTATAAACTTGACCGTCTGTCCCGTTCTCAGAAAGATACACTGACTTTGATAGAGGATGAGTTTATCGCGAACGGTGTGGAATTTGTCAGCATGTCAGAAAATTTTGACACGTCAACCGCGTTTGGGCGTGCCATGATTGGAATCCTGTCTGTCTTTGCACAGTTGGAAAAAGACCAGATTACGGAGCGCTTTACGATGGGCCGCATCGGGCGCAGTAAAGCCGGATATTTCCATGGAGGGGGAAATGCTCCGCGGGGATATGATTACATCGACGGAAAATTGGTTGTAAACGAGTTTACGGCAAAGCAAGTGCAAGAGGTTTATCAAAAATTTTTGGCTGGCGAATCCGTCAACTCGATTTATAAGTATATGCACAAAAAATACGGTGGTTGGAATTCATCACGAGCCGTGCTTAACACTTTAAAAAACAGTGTGTACATTGGAAAAGTGAAATTCAAGGGAAAGTCTTATGATGGAGTACAGGATCACATCGTATCAGACGCCGAGTATCATCAAGTACAAAAACTGCTTAGTTCATCAGCGCGGGAAGAAGCCAAAACCAGCGCCCAGAAAACACCTTTTCGAGCGGGGTATCTTTTATCCAGTCTCGTCTATTGTGCTCGCTGCGGGGCGAGATACAGCGCTAATCATGGGTATTATAAATGCTATTCCCGTTCTAAGAGCAGTCAGAAATTTATAACTGATCCGAATTGTAAAAATACCAATTACAAAATTGAGGAATTAGATGAGGCCGTAATTGCGCAAATAAATCGTTTGCAGTATGATAAAGATTATTTCAATGAAGTGGTTGGAAAGCCTAGGAGTACGAAAGATGAGACCAAAGCGTTATCAGATAGACTTGCGGAATTGGATCGGCAGATATCCAGGATGCTTGATCTGTACCAGGTAGGAACAATTCCGATAGACCAAATCTCTTCTAGGCTGCAGGAGCTGCAGAGTAAACGGGATACCGTAAAAGAGAAACTGATATCTGCACAACAAGGGGCAGACAACGGACGAAAAGAAGATTTTATAAAGGCCTTAAAATCTGCAGATGATATCCTTGCTTCTAATTCGCTGGAGAAAAAAAGATTACTCTTATCTACCATGATAGAGTCTATTTGGATTGATGGAGAGTCCGTAGAAATTAGCTGGAGAATCTAGTACAAAATTGTGACATCTATGTGCATGGGATTTGGGTGCAATGCGGCCGGAATTGTCGGGTGCCGAATTATTGATTCCCCAAGAGAGAGATTACTCGCAATTTTGACAAATAATTTTGTACCATGTAACGGTAGATTTCCAACGCTGATTGCGATCATTACCATGTTTTTTATTGGTGCGGCGGGCAGTACAGCTTCTTCTTTCCTTTCGGCGCTGCTTTTGACCGCTGTGATTGTGCTAGGAGTCCTTGTAACTTTGTGGGTTACGAAATTGCTTTCTAAGACGCTTTTAAAAGGAATTCCTTCCTCATTTACACTAGAGATGCCGCCTTATCGAAAGCCGCAGATTGGAAAAGTAATTGTACGTTCTATTTTTGACCGAACCCTTTTTGTTCTAGGAAGAGCGGTTGTAGTGGCAGCACCTGCCGGCCTTATCATTTGGTTGATGGCAAATGTTACCGTTGGAGGAGTGAGCCTTTTAAATCACAGTGCAGCTTTTCTCGATCCATTTGCAAAGCTTATGGGATTAGATGGCGTGATTTTAATCGCGTTTATTTTGGGATTTCCTGCAAATGAAATTGTAATTCCAATCATTATCATGGCATATATGGCAAAGGGAAGTATTTTCGAATTGGGCAGTTTGCTGGAGATGAAACAGCTGTTTGTTGCAAATGGGTGGACTTGGCAGACTGCAATTTGTATGATGCTTTTTTCCTTAATGCATTGGCCTTGCTCAACAACACTTTTGACCATTCATAAAGAGACTGGCAGTAGAAAATGGACAGCACTGGCGGCGCTGATCCCAACTGCTCTCGGAATTCTCAGCTGTATGGCATTTCATTTGATTACAATCCCATTTTTGTAAAAGTCAGAATACACATATAAATTCACCGGCTTAGGAATGTTTTTTCTAAACCGGTGAATTTTATATTGTAGAACACAAATCAATCAAATTTGGACTGCCGGCCTTGTCGATCTTGGTCATCGCGGGAATAACTGTAAAAACATCTATATTTAGCCGGGAATTTATCAGTTGTTTGTTCGTGCTTTTTCGTTTTTCTGCTTTATTCCTGCAACCTTTTGTGATAAAATAAAAAAATATGGCATACCGTGATTTTTCACGGGAATCATTGTTACAATGAGTCGATCTGAAGGTCGGCGGAACGGGGGAACGAATGTCAAAGGTCATCAGAGTATTTGTAGAAAAAAAGCCCGGATTTGATGTTGCGGCGCAGCAGATGCGGAAGGATCTTGTGGAAAATCTGGGACTTAAAAACCTCGAAGAATTGCGGCTGATCAACCGTTATGATGTAGAGGGACTTTCCAGGGAGGATTTTGTACGCGCACGGGATCAGATTTTTTCTGAGCCCAATGTGGATAACGTTTATGAAGAAATCTATCCTGTGCCGGAGGGCTTTGAAATTTTTGCAATGGAATATCTGCCGGGACAGTATGATCAGCGTGCTGATTCCGCTGCCCAGTGTGTTCAGCTTTTAACCCAAGGAGAGCGGCCGCAGGTCGTAACTGCTCGTGTGGTTGCGGTTAAGGGAAAGCTTTCTCAAGAAGACCTTGATAAAATCAAATCCTATATGGTAAACCCTGTCGAAAGTCGTTTAGCTTCTCTCGAAAAGCCGGAAGATCTCAATCTTCGGGCAGAAGTTCCGGCAAATGTTGCTCGAGTGACGGGCTTTACAATATGGGACGAAGAGAAGCTTAAGGAATACTATGACTCCATGGGATTTGCCATGAGTTGGGAAGACCTTTGCTTTGTAAGGGATTATTTTAAGAAGGATGAAAAGAGAGATCCTTCCGTTACGGAGCTGAGGGTCATTGATACCTACTGGAGCGATCATTGCCGCCATACGACATTCAGCACTCGTCTAAAGAAGATCGACGTTCAAAAATCAGCGGTTAGTAAATCGATTGAAGAAGCGGTCAAGCTTTATTTTGATACTCGTAAAGAAGTATATGGAGACCGTGATAAAACGGTTTCTTTGATGGATATGGCCTGCATCGGAGCAAAAGCTTTAAAAAAGCGTGGCTTGATTCCGGATTTGGATGAGAGTGAAGAAATCAACGCCTGCTCGATCGAAGTTCCGGTCACGATTGACGGAAAAACTGAGCAGTGGTTGGTACAGTTTAAGAATGAGACCCATAATCATCCGACGGAAATTGAGCCTTTTGGCGGTGCGGCAACTTGCTTAGGCGGTGCAATCCGCGATCCGCTTTCCGGCAGAGCTTATGTTTATCAGGCGATGCGTGTTACCGGCAGCGGAGACCCCCGTACTCCGTTTGAGAAAACACTGCATGGAAAACTTCCGACACGAAAAATTACGACCGGTGCAGCCCAGGGCTATTCGTCTTATGGCAATCAGATTGGTCTTGCTACCGGACAGGTGCAGGAACTTTATGATCCCGGCTATGTTGCAAAGCGGATGGAAATCGGTGCTGTTATTGGGGCGTCTCCCAAGAAGAATGTCGTGAGAGAAGAGCCGCAAGCAGGTGATGTGATTGTTCTTTTGGGCGGCAGCACCGGCCGTGATGGAATCGGCGGCGCAACGGGATCTTCTAAGGCACATACAGAAGAAAGTGTAGAAGAGTGCGGTGCGGAAGTACAAAAAGGAAATCCGCCGACAGAACGAAAGCTGCAGAGAATGTTCCGCAGACCCGAAGTTTCTACGCTGATTAAACGCTGCAATGATTTTGGAGCCGGCGGCGTTTCGGTTGCAATCGGAGAGCTGGCCCCCGGATTAAAAATTGATCTTGATAAAGTACCGAAGAAATATGAGGGCCTTGATGGAACAGAACTGGCGATTTCCGAAAGCCAGGAACGCATGGCCGTCGTTTTAGCACCGGAAAATGTTGATGCATTTATTAAGGCTGCCGGAGAAGAAAACTTAAATGCTAAAATTGTGGCGGTCGTCACAGAAGAGCCGCGTTTGCAGATGTTGTGGCGCGGAGATGAGATCGTCAATATCACCCGTGCATTCTTGGATACGAACGGCGTTACACAGGAGACAGATGTAGAAATCTGTGCACCAAAGGGCGGAGATGATCTTTCGAAGGTAAAGGCAAACGCCTATCGCGAAATCGTTCCGCAGGAACTTTGCGGAAAGCCTCTTTCTGAAGCATTTGAAGAAAACCTCTGCCGCCTCAATGTTTGCAGCCAGAAAGGGCTTTCGGAACGCTTTGATTCTTCCATCGGCGCTGCAACAGTGTTGATGCCGTTTGCAGGAAAATTTCAGTTGACGCCGGAAGAAGCGATGGCAGCAAAACTGCCGGTAGAAGGTGAAACGGATGATGCTACGGCAATGGGCTATGGCTATATTCCGGGAATTTCAGAGTTTTCTCCGTTCCATGGAGCACAATGGGCAGTCGTAGAAAGCCTTTCGAAACTTTGCGCGATCGGTGCAGATCCATTAAAAGCACGGCTGACCTTTCAAGAATATTTCGGACGGATGACAGAAGACGCAAAACGCTGGGGAAAACCGACAGCAGCGCTTTTGGGCGCTTTGACCGCACAGTTGAAACTTGGACTGCCTTCCATCGGTGGAAAAGACAGCATGTCCGGTACTTTTGAAGACTTGGATGTTCCTCCGACTTTAGTAAGCTTTGCAGTTGCGATGACAAAAGCAAGCAAGACGATTTCGGCAGCATTACAAGGAGCCGGCCATAAATTGGTGCTGATTTCATTGCCGCAGGATTCCGAGACTGGATTGCTGCCCAATTTTAGCGGCATTCAAAAAGTTTATCAGACGGTTCATCAGATGATGGAAAAAGGAGAAGTCGTTTCCGCTTCCGTTGTCAAAGAAGGAGGCGCAGCAGCTTCTGTTGCAAAAGCTGCTTTTGGCAATAAGATCGGTGTTCGCTTTGCGAAAGAAGCCGAAAATGAAACACTTTTGTTCCGTCCGCACAGCGGAGACCTAATCTTGGAACTCAAAGAAAATATTTCTTTGCCGCAGGGGGCAGTTCTTCTTGGAGAGACCACAGAAGAGTCTGTAATCGAACTGCAGGGACAAAAGATGGAAATTGATTCTTTGATTTCCCACTGGATGGGAACTCTTGAGAAAATTTTCCCGAGTCATGCGAATGAACAGCCGGTTCAGTTTACAGTGCCGCTCTTTACACAACGCAATCAGAAAGCGCCGGCGATTAAAACGGCCAAGCCCAGAATCTTCATTCCGGTATTCCCTGGTACTAACTGTGAATATGATTCCGCAAAGGCATTTCGTCGCGCTGGCGGCGATCCTCGGGTATTAGTGGTTAAAAACCTTTCTGCTTCGGGAATTGAAGAGACAATCCATAAAATGGAGCAGATGATCAATGAAAGCCAGATTATTATGCTGCCAGGAGGATTTTCTGGTGGTGATGAACCGGATGGTTCCGGTAAATTTATTGCGACTACTTTCCGCAATCCGAGAATTGCAGAAGCAGTTTCTCGCTTGCTGGAGCAGCGGGATGGCTTGATCTTGGGAATCTGCAATGGGTTCCAGGCGTTGATTAAGCTGGGACTTGTTCCATATGGAAAAATTACGGAGCCCAGCGAGGAAGCTCCAACCCTGACTTTTAATACGCTGGGCAGACATGTTTCCCGAATGGTTTATACGCGTGTTGCCAGTGTAAAAAGCCCATGGCTGTCGGGGGTAGAGGCAGGAGATTTGTTTACGATTCCTGTTTCTCATGGAGAAGGACGTTTTGTAGCAAGCGATGCTGTGATGAAGCAGCTGATTGAAAATGGACAGGTTGCTACACAGTATGTAACGCCATGCGGAATTCCTTCTGGGAGCGTCGAATGGAACCCCAATGGTTCTGATTGTGCAGTTGAAGGCATCACCAGCCCCGATGGCCGTGTGTTTGGAAAAATGGGCCATTCTGAGCGCAGAGGAGAAAACCTTTATCGGAATGTTCCGGGAGAAAAAGATCAGAAAGTGTTTGAATCGGGTGTAAAGTATTTTGGATAAGTATTTAAAACGTACTTGGGCAGAAATTGACCTGGATGCGGCAGAATATAATTATCATGCAATCCGCAGTGCACTGCATCCGGGGACTAAGATGTGCTGTGTCGTAAAGGCGGATGCTTATGGACATGGTTCCGAAGTGTTGGCTCGTCTTTATGAGAAACTGGGTGCTGATTGGCTGGCAGTTTCCAATTTGGAAGAGGCTATCCAGCTGCGAAACGAAAAAGTGCATCTGCCGATTTTGATTCTTGGCTATACGCCGCCTAAGATGGCGGGACAGCTTTGTGCTTTAAATATTTCACAGGCATTGCTTTCTGAAGAATATGCCGAAGCATTGAACCAAGAAGCGGTTCGGCAGGGGACAACCGTTCGCTGTCATGTAAAATTAGATACCGGCATGAGCCGAATTGGGTTTGTTTATCAGCAGCCTGAGCGCGATGGAGCTTCGCTCGACGCGATCGAGCGTGTCTGTAATCTGCCGGGTTTGATTCATGAGGGAATTTTTACCCATTTTGCAGTAGCGGATGAAGGAGAAGCAGGAAGAGCATTTACAGAGCATCAATTTGCATGCTTTTCCGGTGCAATTAAAGAACTGGAGAAGCGTGGAGTTACTTTTAGGCTTCACCATTGCGATAATTCGGCAGGTGTTACGGAATATCCGCAGATGCAGCTTGATATGTGCCGTCCGGGTGTAATCCTTTATGGAATGCAGCCTTCTTCTGCCCTACAGAATCCGCTGCAGTTAAAGCCGGTGATGGCGCTTAAAAGCGTAATTTCACTTGTCAAGACACTCGAAGCTGATACGCCGCTCAGCTATGGCTGTACCTGCAGAACAAAGCAAAAAACAGTGGTGGCAACCGTGCCGATCGGCTATGCAGATGGCTATCCTCGGATGCTCTCCAATCAAGGAGAAGTCTTGGTACATGGCCACCGAGCAAAGATTCTTGGAAGAGTCTGTATGGATCAGCTGATGATTGATGTAACCGGAATCGAAAATGTTCATGCGGATGATGAAGTGATACTGATTGGCGACGAAGGGAAAGAAAGTATTTCTGCAGCAGAGATTGCAGACCTTTGCAAGACAATCAATTATGAAATCACCTGTGATATCAATAAGCGGGTATCAAGGGTTTATCTGAGAAATGGAAAGCCAGTTTCCGTAACAAATCTTATTTGCTGAACTTGATCATAAAAAATGCTCTCTGCAGTTTTTGGCTGCAGAGAGCATTTTTATTGTGTAGATAATTTTTAAGAGAGCAGCATGCGGTCATTTGTAAGCGCTGCACCTTGAGCAGTATGAAAGCGTGCTAAAAGATCATCGACAGTAAGAGATTTTTTCTCCTCTTCTTTGATGTCAAAGAGGATCGTTCCCTCATTCATCATGATAATCCGGTTGCCATATTTAAGAGCATCGCTCATGTTGTGTGTGACCATCATGGCGGTAAGTTTATCTCGTTTAATAAATTCGTCTGTTAGATTTAAAACAGTTGCAGCTGTTTTAGGGTCAAGTGCTGCTGTATGTTCGTCTAAAAGCAAAAGCTTGGGCTTTTGTAGGGTCGCCATCAAAAGAGTCAGCGCCTGACGTTGCCCGCCGGAAAGAAGACCGACCTTGCTGGTCAAACGATTTTCCAGTCCCAAATCTAATACTTTTAATTTTTCCTGATAGAGTTTGCGCTCTTCTTTTGTGATGCCCCAGCGCAGTGTCTTCCTTTGTCCACGACGATAAGCCAGTGCAAGATTTTCTTCGATGCCCATGTCGCCTGCAGTACCGCGCATCGGGTCTTGAAAAACACGGCCAAGATATTTTGCACGTTTAAACTCAGGTAAACGAGAAACCTCTGTGCCGCCCAAGACAATCGAACCACTGTCGCAGGGAAAAACACCTGCCACTAAATTTAGTAAGGTGCTTTTTCCGGCACCATTTCCGCCGATAATGGTAACAAAATCTCCAGGGTTGAGATGGAGATCAATGCCAATTAGCGCTTTCTTTTCATTGACGGTTCCTTTATTAAATGTTTTACATACATTTTTAAGTGTTAACATCTGGCATTCCTCCTCACTCTTTTTGATCAATTTCGTCCGGATCTTTATCCGAATCATCAATGCTGTCTTCCACTGCGCGGTCAGGGACAAGCGGCGGCGGAAGTTTTTCCTTGCGGCGTGCAGACCATATTTGGACTTTCTTTTTCAATGTTGGGAAGAAAAGTGCCAGTGCCACGATGATGGAAGAAAGCAGTTTCATGTCCTGTGATTTGAGGCCCATAAAGAGAACCAAAGCAATAATGATACGGTAAACAACAGAACCTCCCAGCATAGCGATGAGCCGTGCAATAAAGCTGAGGTGATGTCCGAGCAATACTTCACCGATAATGACAGAGGCAAGACCGATTACGACGGTACCAATTCCCATGCTGACATCACCAAACCCCTGTACCTGTGCGACAAGGGCACCGGAAAGACCCACAAGACCGTTGGAGAGGACCAATGCCAGAATGGTCATGGTGTCTGTGTTGACGCCCAAAGAACGTACCATGTAGGGATTGTTGCCGGTAGCGCGGATAGAGCAGCCGATTTCGGTACCGAAAAACCAATACATCAAAGCAATGATAATTGCGGCAATAATACCGCCGAGAAGCAGTTCACAATTATATTTGGAAACGCCGGGCAGCATTGCTTCGACCTTCATATCAACGGTATCAACGCCTAAAAGCGGAATATTTGCCTTATCTCCCATAATGTGCAGGTTAATGGAATAAAGAGCAGTCATAGTAAGAATGCCAGCTAAGATCCCCGGGATTTTCATTTTGGTATTGAGAAAACCTGTTAAAAATCCGCAGACCATTCCACCCAGAAGTGCCACCAAAAGCGACAAGAACGGGTCCATGCCCTTTGCGGTTAAAATGGCAGAAATTGCACCGCCGGTCGCGAAAGACCCATCTACCGTCAGATCGGCAAAATCCAGTACCCGAAAGGTAATGTAAACGCCTAAAGTCATGATGCCCCATAAAATTCCCTGCGCGGCTGCGCCGTGAACGGCACCCAGTAAGTTTGAAATATCCATATTCTATAACCCCGATATCATTGATTTTCAGCGCAATGGGCGGTGAGTTGCCCCACCGCCCGAAAGTGCAGATCTAGTTTTTCTGTATGTTAAGAAGCACTGGAGACATCTTGCCCTTTTGTGATTTTTTCGGGCAGTGTAATACCGAGCAGTTTTGCAGTAGCGCTGTTGTAGGAAATATCGTAATTTTCCTGATATTCAATAGGCATTTCGCCGACCTTTGCTTCACCGCGCAAAACCTTTGCTGCCATTTTGCCTGTCTGTTTGCCGAGTTCTTCATAATTAATACCAACAGTGCACAAACCTCCATTAGAAACCATGCCGCTTTCGCCGACGATAACGGGCAGCTTATTTTGGTTGGTGATTGCTGCTACGTTTTTCATACCGGAGGCCAGCATATTATCAGTTGGAATGTAGACTGCCTGCACTTTTCCAACCATGGACTGTGCTACTTGCTGAATTTCATTGGAATTGGAAACCGTAAATTCCTGAGACTTGATTCCCAGAGCATCGCAGGCTTCTTTAGCCCAACCTGCCTGAATCTGGCTGTTTGTTTCACTGGAGCAATACATAATCCCGATCGTTTCAACATTCGGAACAATTTCTTTAATTAGGTCAATCTGTTCTTTAACCGGCGTTTTATCGCTGGTTCCGGAAACATTTTTTCCAGGCGCTTCGTTGGAAGCAACCAATTTGGATTCGGCTGGATCAGTGACCGCTGTAATGAGAACCGGTGTATCTGTAATGACCTTTGCAACAGCCTGTGCCGCAGGAGTGGCAATCGCAAGGACTAGATCCGGCTTTTTATTGGCAAACGTATTGGCGATTGTTGCACAGTTTGATTGTTCCCCTTGAGCATTCTGCACATCGTAAGTAACGTTTACGCCCTCTTTAAAGCCTTCGTCTTCAAGCGCTTCTTTAAACCCCTTGAGAGAAGCATCCATCGCAGGATGGGTCATCAGTTGTGCAACTCCGATTGTATAAGTTTTACCGTTCGCAGTTGAAGTAGCAGTGCCGGAAGTGGTGGCAGAACTGCTGGAGTTTCCTCCGCATGCCGTCATCGAAACAGCACATACCGCAGCCATCATGCCAGCTAAAATCTTATGAAACTTTTTCATGTTGGTTCCTCCTCCATCGCTTTTGGTAGTTAAACCGTTTAATGCTTTAAAGCAACGATTAATAGTAGTATTTTACAAGGAAAGCAGGCTGATGTCAATAGAAAATCAAAAATCTATTAAAATAGAAGAATTTTTTTAAAAAGCGTAAGGAGCCGTGTTATAATAGAAAAAAACAAATCGGAGGAACCGGAATGGAAGCTGTATTATACTGTTATGACGGGGAAAAGCCGACTTTTAAACTGACTGCAGATCCGGATGGAAATGATGATGGAGGAAGACCATATGATCTTCCAAAAGGATATCATGTGGAAGAGACGAAAGACGGGCCTCAAATTATGGGAG
This genomic window from Caproicibacterium sp. BJN0003 contains:
- a CDS encoding phosphoribosylformylglycinamidine synthase, which encodes MSKVIRVFVEKKPGFDVAAQQMRKDLVENLGLKNLEELRLINRYDVEGLSREDFVRARDQIFSEPNVDNVYEEIYPVPEGFEIFAMEYLPGQYDQRADSAAQCVQLLTQGERPQVVTARVVAVKGKLSQEDLDKIKSYMVNPVESRLASLEKPEDLNLRAEVPANVARVTGFTIWDEEKLKEYYDSMGFAMSWEDLCFVRDYFKKDEKRDPSVTELRVIDTYWSDHCRHTTFSTRLKKIDVQKSAVSKSIEEAVKLYFDTRKEVYGDRDKTVSLMDMACIGAKALKKRGLIPDLDESEEINACSIEVPVTIDGKTEQWLVQFKNETHNHPTEIEPFGGAATCLGGAIRDPLSGRAYVYQAMRVTGSGDPRTPFEKTLHGKLPTRKITTGAAQGYSSYGNQIGLATGQVQELYDPGYVAKRMEIGAVIGASPKKNVVREEPQAGDVIVLLGGSTGRDGIGGATGSSKAHTEESVEECGAEVQKGNPPTERKLQRMFRRPEVSTLIKRCNDFGAGGVSVAIGELAPGLKIDLDKVPKKYEGLDGTELAISESQERMAVVLAPENVDAFIKAAGEENLNAKIVAVVTEEPRLQMLWRGDEIVNITRAFLDTNGVTQETDVEICAPKGGDDLSKVKANAYREIVPQELCGKPLSEAFEENLCRLNVCSQKGLSERFDSSIGAATVLMPFAGKFQLTPEEAMAAKLPVEGETDDATAMGYGYIPGISEFSPFHGAQWAVVESLSKLCAIGADPLKARLTFQEYFGRMTEDAKRWGKPTAALLGALTAQLKLGLPSIGGKDSMSGTFEDLDVPPTLVSFAVAMTKASKTISAALQGAGHKLVLISLPQDSETGLLPNFSGIQKVYQTVHQMMEKGEVVSASVVKEGGAAASVAKAAFGNKIGVRFAKEAENETLLFRPHSGDLILELKENISLPQGAVLLGETTEESVIELQGQKMEIDSLISHWMGTLEKIFPSHANEQPVQFTVPLFTQRNQKAPAIKTAKPRIFIPVFPGTNCEYDSAKAFRRAGGDPRVLVVKNLSASGIEETIHKMEQMINESQIIMLPGGFSGGDEPDGSGKFIATTFRNPRIAEAVSRLLEQRDGLILGICNGFQALIKLGLVPYGKITEPSEEAPTLTFNTLGRHVSRMVYTRVASVKSPWLSGVEAGDLFTIPVSHGEGRFVASDAVMKQLIENGQVATQYVTPCGIPSGSVEWNPNGSDCAVEGITSPDGRVFGKMGHSERRGENLYRNVPGEKDQKVFESGVKYFG
- a CDS encoding BOW99_gp33 family protein, with translation MYMQLGGKTVHITNRMKDGTIRESMDGYVVPVNETTLPAYHLIAQACIEKMEEEAKKKEK
- a CDS encoding recombinase family protein produces the protein MSTENQLENYSIPEQKERLEAYCKAKGWRIYKIYPDAGFSGGNTDRPALQQMLKDIRLRRLDMVAVYKLDRLSRSQKDTLTLIEDEFIANGVEFVSMSENFDTSTAFGRAMIGILSVFAQLEKDQITERFTMGRIGRSKAGYFHGGGNAPRGYDYIDGKLVVNEFTAKQVQEVYQKFLAGESVNSIYKYMHKKYGGWNSSRAVLNTLKNSVYIGKVKFKGKSYDGVQDHIVSDAEYHQVQKLLSSSAREEAKTSAQKTPFRAGYLLSSLVYCARCGARYSANHGYYKCYSRSKSSQKFITDPNCKNTNYKIEELDEAVIAQINRLQYDKDYFNEVVGKPRSTKDETKALSDRLAELDRQISRMLDLYQVGTIPIDQISSRLQELQSKRDTVKEKLISAQQGADNGRKEDFIKALKSADDILASNSLEKKRLLLSTMIESIWIDGESVEISWRI
- a CDS encoding helix-turn-helix domain-containing protein, with amino-acid sequence MTIGSRIKEIRVSLAMSQKEFGSRIAVAQTYLSQIENGEREATDKIIILIAQVFGANENWIRTGKGKAFPDPDPAEEVADFLGKALKDENSFKARFISALSRLNESDWEVIKKFAEDLQKKDDA
- a CDS encoding FxLYD domain-containing protein translates to MKCPKCNADLGDQDFAFCPKCGEKLPGKSEQENQSEQGSDTTSQTDSKTFEKYQDPSDKVAKPKKKYVWIVVLVLVILLLFILIRACSGGGKSNNNSGASSAYSKDISTSSAEKVDLQSLSTSQQCFYFAPKNAYSKEDKIYGSYAFEVTNTFDVPIMVSSYTVDFVDASGTILGHDDNANLIPHILQPGEKGYCGSFARAITSDPANVSQMKVTLNVERTNKKVEMFDFENVNMLYSQNDVKATGTVINNTSSDSNNMTSIVVVCFDKDDHLIGAQFAAVNSKIEKGKSATFEANFSNTNLTKDKVAKVMAFGYASQLIR